A region from the Lysobacter sp. BMK333-48F3 genome encodes:
- the lpxB gene encoding lipid-A-disaccharide synthase encodes MNAAATAPIDEIFPAPPPPPPRYALIAGEASGDLLGAALIEELKRRHPGAEFVGIGGEQMRAAGMDTWFDAGELAVMGLSEVLKHLPRLLRLRRDVRQRVLDWKPDAFIGIDAPDFNLGVERWLKQRGVRTVHYVSPSVWAWRRKRAQKIGHSADRVLCLFPMEPPIYAEFGVDARFVGHPLADEMPIHPDRDEARMNLGLDEEAPVLAMLPGSRVGEIERLAGDFLAAAALMLAAEPRLSVVAPMANAASRAAFERILQAHPDGARLSRALRIVDRGARTVMVASDAVLLASGTATLEAMLAKRPMAVAYKVAPLTYALVKGLGMLKVDHYALPNVLAGEALVPELMQAECTPENLAGACLRWLRDPQAAAALLPKFQRIHLELKRDASARAADAIEQLIGENAASNA; translated from the coding sequence ATGAATGCCGCCGCTACCGCCCCGATCGACGAGATCTTCCCCGCTCCGCCGCCTCCGCCGCCGCGCTACGCCCTGATCGCCGGCGAGGCCTCCGGCGACCTGCTCGGCGCCGCCCTGATCGAAGAGCTCAAGCGCCGCCACCCGGGCGCCGAATTCGTCGGCATCGGCGGCGAGCAGATGCGCGCGGCCGGGATGGACACCTGGTTCGACGCCGGCGAACTGGCGGTGATGGGCCTGTCGGAAGTGCTCAAGCACCTGCCGCGCCTGTTGCGCCTGCGCCGCGACGTGCGCCAGCGGGTGCTGGACTGGAAGCCCGACGCGTTCATCGGCATCGATGCGCCCGATTTCAATCTCGGCGTCGAACGCTGGCTCAAGCAGCGCGGCGTGCGCACCGTGCACTACGTCAGCCCCTCGGTCTGGGCCTGGCGGCGCAAGCGCGCGCAGAAGATCGGCCACAGCGCCGACCGGGTGCTGTGCCTGTTCCCGATGGAGCCGCCGATCTACGCCGAGTTCGGCGTCGACGCGCGCTTCGTCGGCCATCCGCTCGCCGACGAGATGCCGATCCACCCCGACCGCGACGAAGCGCGGATGAACCTGGGCCTGGACGAAGAAGCGCCGGTGCTGGCGATGCTGCCGGGCTCGCGGGTCGGCGAAATCGAACGCCTGGCCGGCGACTTCCTCGCCGCCGCGGCGCTGATGCTAGCCGCCGAGCCGCGCCTGAGCGTGGTCGCGCCGATGGCCAACGCCGCCTCGCGCGCCGCGTTCGAACGCATCCTGCAGGCGCACCCGGACGGTGCGCGGCTGAGCCGCGCGCTGCGCATCGTCGACCGCGGCGCGCGCACGGTGATGGTCGCCAGCGACGCGGTGCTGCTGGCCTCCGGCACCGCCACCCTGGAGGCGATGCTGGCCAAGCGGCCGATGGCGGTGGCCTACAAGGTCGCGCCGCTGACCTATGCCCTGGTCAAGGGTCTGGGCATGCTCAAGGTCGACCACTACGCCCTGCCGAACGTGCTCGCCGGCGAAGCGCTGGTGCCGGAGCTGATGCAGGCCGAGTGCACGCCGGAGAACCTGGCCGGCGCCTGCCTGCGCTGGCTGCGCGACCCGCAAGCCGCCGCCGCGCTGTTGCCGAAGTTCCAGCGCATCCACCTGGAGCTCAAGCGCGACGCCTCGGCGCGCGCCGCCGATGCGATCGAGCAGTTGATCGGCGAGAATGCGGCGAGCAACGCCTAG
- the rnhB gene encoding ribonuclease HII: MNAPAATVRPRAKPRLIAGVDEAGRGPLAGPVAVAAVILNPRRRIEGLDDSKKLTEARREALFPLIQERALAWRIELVEVEEIDRINIFHATMTGMRRAVLALNPGADLVRVDGNRLPSGLPCAAQALVGGDALEPSIMAASILAKVARDRIMRGLHEQYPHYGFDQHKGYSTAAHLAALNAHGPCPQHRRSFAPVRIAEGQLALF, translated from the coding sequence TTGAACGCCCCCGCCGCCACCGTCCGCCCCCGCGCCAAGCCGCGCCTGATCGCCGGCGTCGACGAGGCCGGGCGCGGCCCGCTGGCCGGGCCGGTGGCGGTCGCCGCGGTGATCCTGAACCCGCGCCGGCGCATCGAAGGCCTGGACGATTCCAAGAAGCTGACCGAGGCCCGCCGCGAGGCGCTGTTCCCGCTGATCCAGGAACGCGCCCTGGCCTGGCGGATCGAATTGGTCGAGGTCGAGGAAATCGACCGGATCAACATCTTCCACGCCACCATGACCGGCATGCGCCGCGCGGTGCTGGCGCTGAACCCCGGCGCCGACCTGGTCCGGGTCGACGGCAACCGCCTGCCGTCCGGCCTGCCCTGCGCCGCCCAGGCGCTGGTCGGCGGCGACGCGCTGGAGCCGTCGATCATGGCCGCCTCGATCCTGGCCAAGGTCGCCCGCGACCGGATCATGCGCGGCCTGCACGAGCAGTACCCGCACTACGGCTTCGACCAGCACAAGGGCTATTCCACCGCCGCCCACCTGGCCGCGCTCAACGCCCACGGCCCCTGCCCCCAGCACCGCCGCAGCTTCGCCCCGGTGCGCATCGCCGAAGGCCAGTTGGCCTTGTTCTGA